One segment of Solanum stenotomum isolate F172 chromosome 1, ASM1918654v1, whole genome shotgun sequence DNA contains the following:
- the LOC125872974 gene encoding mitogen-activated protein kinase kinase kinase 1-like isoform X1: MYAKQKKLRPRLDRTNALKDVDYDASQSVPSSPSSLRDQHAHRTRSLDLYPVPDRTSFRIDGAAGEFDTICRSLGLSPEDFAIPVAAWEAGKPCSRSDRLRSTRFSDDRPDSDIKLEDANELSDSVRTAARVTVDAESNIRNLPENVIEVTISESDVDTECSHSDCFGSEDELETADEVRNGVRGIVGGKLKHVLYSSPENLIKVRVSESEDDNLPTDVKCGIKGFRPPRLAPPATDVDDFTSAWDFIKSFGPADDEGMVSPLPDESTSDDILVNEQVEELAKNEERREEFVRNASQVSESSSEISTDRDNDSSVSRTENDGACGKPFEQGVRDAAESSKSPSGDSYSLISKTSSKSPTGESDDVISAMSSKSLSGDSYALILKPVHSVSPNGSPSIKSWQKGDFLGSGSFGTVYEGFTDDGFFFAVKEVSLIDPGNQQSLFQLEQEISLLSRFRHRNIVRYHGTNKDESKLYIFLELVTKGSLASVYRKYRLRDSHVSDYTRQILSGLHYLHSREVMHRDIKCANILVDANGSVKLADFGLAKATQLNNIKSCKGTAFWMAPEVVNRKSNGYGTPADIWSLGCTVLEMLTGQIPYSHLEGMQALFRIGRGEPPPIPDTLSTEAQDFIKSCLRVNPNDRPTAAELLEHPFVMKPPSNFSGPLAP, from the exons ATGTATGCGAAGCAGAAGAAGCTAAGGCCTCGACTTGACCGGACAAATGCCCTAAAAGACGTCGATTACGACGCTTCACAGTCGGTTCCGTCTTCTCCGTCGTCGTTAAGAGATCAACATGCTCACCGGACTAGGTCGCTTGACCTTTATCCTGTACCCGACCGTACAAGTTTCAGAATCGACGGTGCTGCTGGTGAATTCGACACTATTTGCCGCTCTCTCGGGCTTTCTCCTGAAGACTTTGCGATTCCGGTAGCTGCGTGGGAAGCTGGGAAACCTTGCTCTCGTTCTGACAGGTTGCGCAGCACCAGGTTTTCTGATGACCGCCCTGACTCTGATATTAAGCTTGAGGACGCGAATGAACTGTCTGATAGTGTTAGAACTGCTGCTAGGGTTACAGTTGACGCTGAATCGAACATCCGTAATTTGCCCGAAAATGTTATTGAGGTGACGATTAGTGAATCGGATGTAGACACTGAATGCTCTCACTCTGACTGTTTCGGCTCCGAGGATGAGCTTGAGACTGCTGATGAGGTTAGAAATGGTGTTAGGGGTATTGTTGGCGGTAAATTGAAGCACGTATTATATTCATCACCTGAAAATTTGATCAAGGTTAGGGTTAGTGAATCAGAGGACGATAATTTGCCAACGGATGTGAAGTGTGGAATTAAGGGTTTTAGACCACCAAGGCTGGCTCCTCCAGCGACAGACGTGGACGATTTCACATCTGCTTGGGATTTTATCAAAAGTTTTGGTCCTGCCGATGATGAAGGTATGGTTTCGCCGTTACCTGATGAGAGCACTTCTGATGACATACTTGTAAACGAGCAAGTAGAAGAGCTTGCTAAGAACGAAGAGCGTAGAGAGGAGTTTGTAAGAAATGCTTCACAGGTATCAGAGTCTTCTTCGGAAATATCCACTGATAGAGATAACGACTCCTCAGTCTCGAGGACAGAAAATGATGGAGCTTGTGGAAAGCCATTCGAGCAAGGTGTAAGAGATGCTGCTGAAAGTTCTAAATCACCTAGTGGTGATTCCTACAGCCTGATATCAAAGACAAGCTCCAAGTCACCCACCGGTGAATCCGATGACGTTATCTCAGCGATGAGCTCTAAGTCACTGAGTGGTGATTCATATGCATTGATTTTGAAGCCTGTACATTCTGTTTCTCCAAATGGTTCCCCCAGTATAAAATCTTGGCAGAAGGGCGACTTTCTTGGGAGTGGGTCATTTGGAACAGTGTATGAAGGCTTTACCGA TGATGGATTCTTTTTTGCCGTCAAAGAAGTTTCGTTGATTGACCCAGGAAACCAACAAAGCCTTTTTCAACTTGAACAG GAGATTTCTCTTCTAAGTCGTTTTCGACATAGAAATATAGTTCGCTATCATGGCACAAACAAG GATGAGAGCAAACTGTATATCTTTCTTGAGCTTGTTACAAAAGGTTCACTTGCTAGTGTCTATCGCAAGTATCGCTTGCGTGATTCCCATGTTTCAGATTACACCAGGCAAATCTTGAGTGGGTTGCATTATCTTCATTCCAGAGAAGTGATGCACAG GGACATTAAGTGTGCCAATATATTGGTGGATGCTAATGGTTCAGTGAAGCTTGCAGATTTTGGACTGGCAAAG GCAACACAATTGAATAACATCAAGTCTTGCAAAGGAACTGCATTCTGGATGGCCCCAGAG GTTGTTAATAGGAAGAGCAATGGATATGGAACTCCTGCTGATATATGGAGTTTGGGTTGCACTGTCTTAGAGATGTTAACTGGACAAATTCCTTATTCTCACTTGGAAGGG
- the LOC125872974 gene encoding mitogen-activated protein kinase kinase kinase 1-like isoform X2: protein MYAKQKKLRPRLDRTNALKDVDYDASQSVPSSPSSLRDQHAHRTRSLDLYPVPDRTSFRIDGAAGEFDTICRSLGLSPEDFAIPVAAWEAGKPCSRSDRLRSTRFSDDRPDSDIKLEDANELSDSVRTAARVTVDAESNIRNLPENVIEVTISESDVDTECSHSDCFGSEDELETADEVRNGVRGIVGGKLKHVLYSSPENLIKVRVSESEDDNLPTDVKCGIKGFRPPRLAPPATDVDDFTSAWDFIKSFGPADDEGMVSPLPDESTSDDILVNEQVEELAKNEERREEFVRNASQVSESSSEISTDRDNDSSVSRTENDGACGKPFEQGVRDAAESSKSPSGDSYSLISKTSSKSPTGESDDVISAMSSKSLSGDSYALILKPVHSVSPNGSPSIKSWQKGDFLGSGSFGTVYEGFTDDGFFFAVKEVSLIDPGNQQSLFQLEQEISLLSRFRHRNIVRYHGTNKDESKLYIFLELVTKGSLASVYRKYRLRDSHVSDYTRQILSGLHYLHSREVMHRDIKCANILVDANGSVKLADFGLAKATQLNNIKSCKGTAFWMAPEVCFLHHSFSNLEVYDSYSLNPQNPQTIDLMPITG, encoded by the exons ATGTATGCGAAGCAGAAGAAGCTAAGGCCTCGACTTGACCGGACAAATGCCCTAAAAGACGTCGATTACGACGCTTCACAGTCGGTTCCGTCTTCTCCGTCGTCGTTAAGAGATCAACATGCTCACCGGACTAGGTCGCTTGACCTTTATCCTGTACCCGACCGTACAAGTTTCAGAATCGACGGTGCTGCTGGTGAATTCGACACTATTTGCCGCTCTCTCGGGCTTTCTCCTGAAGACTTTGCGATTCCGGTAGCTGCGTGGGAAGCTGGGAAACCTTGCTCTCGTTCTGACAGGTTGCGCAGCACCAGGTTTTCTGATGACCGCCCTGACTCTGATATTAAGCTTGAGGACGCGAATGAACTGTCTGATAGTGTTAGAACTGCTGCTAGGGTTACAGTTGACGCTGAATCGAACATCCGTAATTTGCCCGAAAATGTTATTGAGGTGACGATTAGTGAATCGGATGTAGACACTGAATGCTCTCACTCTGACTGTTTCGGCTCCGAGGATGAGCTTGAGACTGCTGATGAGGTTAGAAATGGTGTTAGGGGTATTGTTGGCGGTAAATTGAAGCACGTATTATATTCATCACCTGAAAATTTGATCAAGGTTAGGGTTAGTGAATCAGAGGACGATAATTTGCCAACGGATGTGAAGTGTGGAATTAAGGGTTTTAGACCACCAAGGCTGGCTCCTCCAGCGACAGACGTGGACGATTTCACATCTGCTTGGGATTTTATCAAAAGTTTTGGTCCTGCCGATGATGAAGGTATGGTTTCGCCGTTACCTGATGAGAGCACTTCTGATGACATACTTGTAAACGAGCAAGTAGAAGAGCTTGCTAAGAACGAAGAGCGTAGAGAGGAGTTTGTAAGAAATGCTTCACAGGTATCAGAGTCTTCTTCGGAAATATCCACTGATAGAGATAACGACTCCTCAGTCTCGAGGACAGAAAATGATGGAGCTTGTGGAAAGCCATTCGAGCAAGGTGTAAGAGATGCTGCTGAAAGTTCTAAATCACCTAGTGGTGATTCCTACAGCCTGATATCAAAGACAAGCTCCAAGTCACCCACCGGTGAATCCGATGACGTTATCTCAGCGATGAGCTCTAAGTCACTGAGTGGTGATTCATATGCATTGATTTTGAAGCCTGTACATTCTGTTTCTCCAAATGGTTCCCCCAGTATAAAATCTTGGCAGAAGGGCGACTTTCTTGGGAGTGGGTCATTTGGAACAGTGTATGAAGGCTTTACCGA TGATGGATTCTTTTTTGCCGTCAAAGAAGTTTCGTTGATTGACCCAGGAAACCAACAAAGCCTTTTTCAACTTGAACAG GAGATTTCTCTTCTAAGTCGTTTTCGACATAGAAATATAGTTCGCTATCATGGCACAAACAAG GATGAGAGCAAACTGTATATCTTTCTTGAGCTTGTTACAAAAGGTTCACTTGCTAGTGTCTATCGCAAGTATCGCTTGCGTGATTCCCATGTTTCAGATTACACCAGGCAAATCTTGAGTGGGTTGCATTATCTTCATTCCAGAGAAGTGATGCACAG GGACATTAAGTGTGCCAATATATTGGTGGATGCTAATGGTTCAGTGAAGCTTGCAGATTTTGGACTGGCAAAG